One Algibacter sp. L3A6 genomic region harbors:
- a CDS encoding adenylosuccinate synthase: protein MAVDLLLGLQWGDEGKGKIVDVLTSNYNIIARFQGGPNAGHTLVFNGKKHVLHTIPSGIFHDDATNLVGNGVVIDPVIFKGELDKLEAQGVDYRKSLVISRKAHIILPTHRLLDAASETSKGKAKIGSTLKGIGPTYMDKTGRNGLRVGDLELSDWKEKYRALANKHQSMISFYNVEIEYDLAELEKEFFEAVEVLKSLKFIDSEEYVYQAQKAGKTILAEGAQGSLLDIDFGTYPFVTSSNTTAAGACTGLGVAPGQIGEVFGIFKAYTTRVGSGPFPTELFDEDGSQMAKIGNEFGATTGRPRRCGWLDLIALKYACQVNGVTQLMMMKGDVLSGFKTLKVCTAYKYKGEVIEHFPYNIEPENVEPVYTDFSGWEEDLTEMSEASQLPKALNEYIEFLEKELEIPITIVSVGPDRKQTIFRNK from the coding sequence ATGGCAGTAGATTTACTACTTGGATTACAATGGGGAGACGAAGGCAAAGGGAAAATTGTTGACGTACTAACCTCTAACTACAACATTATCGCACGTTTTCAAGGTGGACCAAACGCAGGACACACTTTGGTTTTCAACGGAAAAAAACACGTTTTACACACTATTCCGTCAGGTATTTTTCATGATGACGCTACCAATTTAGTTGGAAACGGTGTTGTTATAGACCCTGTAATTTTTAAAGGTGAACTTGACAAACTTGAAGCACAAGGCGTAGATTACAGAAAATCGCTAGTTATTTCAAGAAAAGCACACATTATTTTACCAACACATAGATTACTAGATGCAGCTAGCGAAACCTCTAAAGGAAAAGCTAAAATTGGATCTACATTAAAAGGTATTGGCCCAACTTACATGGACAAAACTGGTAGAAATGGTTTACGTGTTGGCGATTTAGAATTAAGCGATTGGAAAGAAAAATATAGAGCTTTAGCTAATAAGCATCAGTCTATGATTTCTTTTTACAACGTTGAAATTGAATACGATTTAGCCGAACTTGAAAAAGAATTTTTTGAAGCTGTTGAAGTTTTAAAATCTCTTAAGTTTATAGATTCTGAAGAATATGTTTACCAAGCACAAAAAGCAGGTAAAACTATTTTAGCTGAAGGCGCACAAGGGTCTTTATTAGATATTGACTTTGGAACATATCCATTTGTAACATCTAGTAACACGACTGCAGCCGGTGCTTGTACTGGTTTAGGTGTTGCTCCAGGACAAATTGGTGAGGTATTCGGGATTTTCAAAGCTTACACAACACGTGTTGGTTCTGGCCCATTCCCTACTGAATTATTTGACGAAGATGGTTCTCAAATGGCCAAAATTGGTAACGAATTTGGTGCAACTACAGGTCGTCCACGTCGTTGTGGATGGTTAGATTTAATTGCACTTAAATATGCTTGCCAAGTAAATGGTGTTACGCAATTAATGATGATGAAAGGTGATGTACTTTCTGGTTTCAAAACCTTAAAAGTATGTACAGCTTACAAATATAAAGGAGAAGTTATCGAGCATTTCCCTTACAACATAGAACCAGAAAATGTAGAACCAGTTTATACAGATTTTAGCGGTTGGGAAGAAGATTTAACAGAAATGTCTGAAGCATCTCAACTTCCAAAAGCTTTAAACGAATATATTGAATTTTTAGAAAAAGAATTAGAAATTCCTATTACTATAGTTTCTGTTGGACCAGATAGAAAACAAACAATTTTTAGAAATAAATAA